One stretch of Pieris brassicae chromosome 8, ilPieBrab1.1, whole genome shotgun sequence DNA includes these proteins:
- the LOC123713663 gene encoding protein takeout-like, whose amino-acid sequence MIFSERKMFLFLFFIISSVIAENSLPAEFTRCRQNDVAIDECLKHAVPDALRKMKKGISELAVPPLEPLSVSGMNIEAGAGPVVIAQNYKNIQLHGLTDTIVTHYKTDLKHYRLRTETVTPKMEFIADYVMKGRILVLPIQGKGIANVTMVNLVVKHDLIGEPIVRDGETYMRIRDYRVKFIPKKVYLNFSNLFNGDKRLGDQMNLFLNENSDLVFNELKDAYEKSLSSVFQDVANKIFNAVPMNKIFPEE is encoded by the exons CGGCTGAGTTTACAAGATGTCGACAGAACGACGTCGCCATCGATGAATGCCTCAAGCACGCGGTGCCCGACGCGCTCAGGAAGATGAAGAAAG GTATTTCAGAACTTGCAGTACCTCCTCTAGAACCATTATCAGTGTCAGGTATGAACATAGAAGCTGGCGCCGGACCCGTCGTCATCGCCCAGAATTACAAGAATATTCAGTTGCACGGTCTAACTGATACCATTGTTACTCATTACAA GACAGACTTAAAGCACTATAGACTACGGACGGAGACGGTGACACCTAAAATGGAGTTTATCGCAGATTATGTCATGAAGGGCAGAATCCTAGTTCTACCCATACAGGGAAAGGGCATTGCTAACGTAACTATGG TAAACCTGGTAGTGAAGCACGATCTAATAGGCGAACCAATAGTAAGAGACGGGGAGACATACATGCGAATTCGCGATTACCGAGTAAAGTTTATTCCGAAGAAAGTCTATTTGAATTTCTCCAATTTGTTTAATGGCGACAAACGACTGGGCGATCAGATGAATTT GTTCCTGAACGAAAATTCAGATTTGGTGTTCAATGAATTAAAAGACGCCTATGAAAAGAGTTTAAGTTCAGTGTTCCAAGATGTcgctaacaaaatatttaatgctgTACcaatgaacaaaatatttcctGAGGAATAG